In the Aromatoleum bremense genome, one interval contains:
- the ctaD gene encoding cytochrome c oxidase subunit I, with amino-acid sequence MAAVTPDQLHDHHHGPTGLMRWVTTTNHKDIGTMYLIFSFVMFLSGGVLALTIRAELFQPGLQIVQPEFFNQLTTMHGLVMIFGAIMPAFVGFANWQIPLMVGACDMAFARMNNWSFWLLPPAAILLIGSFFVPGGATAAGWTMYAPLSVQMGIGQDMAIFAVHIMGISSIMGAINIVVTVLNMRAPGMTLMKMPLFCWTWLITAYLLIAVMPVLAGAVTMVLTDRHFGTSFFNAAGGGDPVMYQHIFWFFGHPEVYIMILPAFGIISHIIPTFARKPLFGYASMVYALAAIAILSFSVWAHHMFTTGMPAVGQLFFMYATMLIAVPTGVKVFNWVATMWRGSMSFEPPMLWAVGFILVFTIGGFTGLIVAVAPIDIQVQDTYYVVAHFHYVLVAGSLFALFGGAYYWLPKWTGHMPDERLGKIHFWCSMVFFNIAFFPMHFLGLAGMPRRIPDYALQFADFNMLATIGAFGFGLSQLIFIVVAVKCVRGGAKAAARAWEGADGLEWTVPSPAPYHTFEEAPVVR; translated from the coding sequence ATGGCCGCGGTAACCCCCGATCAGTTGCACGACCACCATCACGGCCCGACCGGGCTGATGCGCTGGGTCACGACGACGAATCACAAGGACATCGGCACGATGTACCTGATTTTCAGCTTCGTGATGTTCCTGTCCGGCGGCGTGCTGGCGCTGACGATCCGCGCCGAACTGTTCCAGCCCGGCCTGCAGATCGTCCAGCCGGAATTCTTCAACCAGCTGACGACGATGCATGGTCTGGTGATGATCTTCGGCGCGATCATGCCGGCCTTCGTCGGCTTCGCGAACTGGCAGATCCCGCTGATGGTCGGCGCCTGCGACATGGCCTTCGCGCGCATGAACAACTGGAGCTTCTGGCTGCTGCCGCCGGCGGCGATCCTGCTGATCGGCTCGTTCTTCGTTCCCGGCGGCGCCACCGCGGCCGGCTGGACGATGTACGCGCCGCTGTCGGTGCAGATGGGCATCGGCCAGGACATGGCGATCTTCGCGGTGCACATCATGGGGATCAGCTCGATCATGGGCGCGATCAACATCGTCGTCACGGTGCTGAACATGCGCGCGCCCGGCATGACCCTGATGAAGATGCCGCTATTCTGCTGGACATGGCTCATCACCGCCTATCTGCTGATCGCGGTGATGCCGGTGCTCGCCGGCGCGGTGACGATGGTGCTCACCGACCGGCACTTCGGTACGAGCTTCTTCAACGCCGCGGGCGGCGGCGACCCGGTGATGTACCAGCACATCTTCTGGTTCTTCGGCCACCCGGAGGTGTACATCATGATTCTCCCGGCCTTCGGCATCATCAGCCACATCATCCCGACGTTCGCCAGAAAACCGCTGTTCGGCTACGCGTCGATGGTGTACGCGCTTGCAGCGATCGCGATCCTGAGCTTCTCGGTGTGGGCGCACCACATGTTCACGACCGGCATGCCGGCCGTCGGGCAGCTGTTCTTCATGTACGCGACGATGCTGATCGCGGTGCCGACGGGCGTGAAAGTGTTCAACTGGGTCGCGACGATGTGGCGCGGTTCGATGAGTTTCGAGCCACCGATGCTGTGGGCGGTCGGGTTCATCCTGGTGTTCACGATCGGCGGCTTCACCGGCCTGATCGTCGCGGTCGCGCCGATCGACATCCAGGTGCAGGACACCTATTACGTCGTCGCGCATTTCCACTACGTGCTGGTGGCCGGCAGCCTGTTTGCGCTGTTCGGTGGCGCGTACTACTGGCTGCCGAAATGGACCGGCCACATGCCTGACGAGCGGCTCGGCAAAATCCACTTCTGGTGCTCGATGGTGTTCTTCAACATTGCGTTCTTCCCGATGCATTTCCTCGGGCTCGCCGGCATGCCGCGGCGCATCCCGGACTACGCGCTGCAGTTTGCCGATTTCAACATGCTCGCGACGATCGGCGCGTTCGGCTTCGGTCTGTCGCAACTGATCTTCATCGTCGTCGCAGTGAAATGCGTGCGGGGCGGCGCAAAGGCGGCGGCGCGTGCGTGGGAGGGCGCCGACGGGCTGGAATGGACGGTGCCGTCGCCGGCGCCGTACCACACCTTCGAGGAAGCACCGGTCGTGAGGTGA
- a CDS encoding twin transmembrane helix small protein: protein MHVVVIVFLVLIVGSLASALVFLLRDQGKGRRTVHALALRVALSIALFVLLMAGFASGLITQRLGS, encoded by the coding sequence ATGCACGTCGTCGTGATCGTCTTTCTGGTGCTCATCGTCGGCAGCCTCGCGTCGGCGCTGGTGTTCCTGCTGCGCGACCAGGGCAAGGGCCGGCGCACCGTGCATGCGCTTGCGCTGCGCGTCGCGCTGTCGATCGCGCTGTTCGTGCTGCTGATGGCGGGGTTCGCGTCGGGGCTGATCACGCAGCGCCTCGGTTCATAG
- a CDS encoding COX15/CtaA family protein gives MTLYRRLVLAALALTTLVVVFGAYVRLSDAGLGCPDWPGCYGRLTPHHAAADILQTHAADPHGPVSLPKAWKEMIHRYLAASLGLLIVAIAVLAWRRRDDPASSPRVAAGLVGLVIFQGLLGKWTVTLLLKPAIVTAHLLGGLATLGLLAWLALKASRRPHVAVSRGLLGAARFAFVLLAVQIMLGGWTSTNYAALACSDFPACQGSFWPPADYTGAFQVVRELGMTADGEILLFAALTAIHWSHRIGAALTALALSLLAWALFRRRATRVAGLALFAVLALQTALGVANVLLSLPLPLAVAHNAGAALLVSVMVTINYRMRAMPRLAAVGRSEHERPEHKNSYA, from the coding sequence ATGACGCTCTACCGCCGCCTGGTGCTGGCCGCGCTGGCGCTGACGACGCTGGTGGTCGTGTTCGGCGCCTATGTGCGGCTCTCCGACGCCGGCCTCGGCTGTCCGGACTGGCCCGGATGCTACGGCCGCCTCACGCCGCACCACGCCGCGGCGGACATCCTGCAGACGCACGCGGCCGATCCGCACGGGCCGGTGAGCCTGCCCAAGGCGTGGAAGGAGATGATCCACCGCTACCTTGCCGCGAGCCTCGGGCTGTTGATCGTTGCGATCGCCGTGCTCGCGTGGCGCAGGCGCGATGACCCGGCGAGTTCGCCACGGGTCGCCGCTGGGCTCGTCGGCCTCGTGATCTTCCAGGGATTGCTCGGTAAATGGACCGTCACGCTGCTGCTCAAGCCGGCGATCGTCACCGCGCATCTGCTCGGCGGGCTGGCGACGCTGGGATTGCTCGCATGGCTTGCGCTGAAGGCGTCGCGAAGGCCGCACGTTGCCGTGTCGCGCGGCCTGCTGGGCGCGGCGCGCTTCGCGTTCGTGCTGCTCGCGGTCCAGATCATGCTCGGCGGCTGGACCAGCACGAATTACGCGGCGCTCGCATGCAGCGATTTTCCTGCGTGCCAGGGGAGCTTCTGGCCGCCCGCGGACTACACCGGGGCATTCCAGGTCGTGCGCGAACTCGGCATGACTGCCGATGGCGAGATCCTGTTGTTTGCCGCGCTGACGGCGATCCACTGGTCACACCGGATCGGGGCTGCGCTCACCGCGCTGGCGCTGTCCCTGCTCGCGTGGGCGTTGTTCCGGCGTCGGGCGACGCGGGTGGCGGGGTTGGCGCTGTTTGCCGTGCTCGCGCTGCAGACGGCGCTCGGCGTGGCGAATGTCCTGCTCAGCCTGCCGCTGCCGCTTGCCGTCGCGCACAACGCGGGCGCGGCGCTGCTGGTCAGCGTGATGGTGACGATCAACTACCGGATGCGCGCCATGCCCCGGCTGGCCGCAGTGGGGAGAAGCGAACATGAGCGTCCTGAACACAAGAACTCTTACGCTTGA
- a CDS encoding SURF1 family protein, whose product MIFDRFHPLPLIAGVALALLTAQLGNWQLGRAAEKTALQARIESAAATAPVSPSASMQMAEWQPVRLHGEWSPAATIYLDNRVHRGRAGYEVLTPLRLEGDAGWVLVNRGWIAAGADRAVLPDAAPAAGSVNLAGIVRMPQVDPFTLAPEAAQGRVWQYLDMERYRALSGLAVRDWIVQQTSAAADGLQRDWPRPDAGIDRHRGYALQWYSLAGLSLVMTGVYVFRRLRP is encoded by the coding sequence ATGATTTTCGACCGCTTTCATCCGCTGCCGCTGATCGCCGGCGTCGCGCTAGCGCTGCTGACCGCGCAGCTCGGCAACTGGCAGCTGGGCCGGGCGGCCGAGAAGACCGCGCTGCAGGCGCGCATCGAATCCGCGGCTGCCACCGCCCCGGTTTCGCCTTCGGCATCGATGCAGATGGCCGAATGGCAGCCGGTCCGCCTGCACGGCGAATGGAGCCCGGCAGCGACGATTTATCTCGACAACCGCGTCCATCGCGGCCGTGCAGGCTACGAAGTCCTGACACCGCTGCGCCTGGAAGGCGATGCGGGCTGGGTGCTGGTGAATCGCGGCTGGATCGCGGCGGGCGCGGACCGCGCCGTATTGCCCGATGCGGCGCCCGCGGCGGGGAGCGTGAACCTTGCCGGTATCGTCCGCATGCCGCAGGTCGACCCCTTCACCCTTGCACCGGAGGCTGCGCAGGGGCGAGTCTGGCAGTACCTCGACATGGAGCGCTATCGCGCGCTGTCGGGGCTCGCGGTGCGCGACTGGATCGTCCAGCAGACCTCGGCTGCCGCCGATGGACTGCAGCGCGACTGGCCGCGACCGGACGCCGGCATCGACCGCCACCGCGGCTATGCGCTGCAGTGGTACTCGCTCGCCGGATTGTCGCTGGTGATGACCGGCGTGTATGTCTTCAGGAGGCTCAGGCCGTGA
- a CDS encoding cytochrome c oxidase subunit 3: MTHTLDKYFVPEPSKYPIFGSIALLLSASGAVMWLNRIGAGRWVLFLGAATLVYMLFGWFGQVIRESQSGKYGKQVDRSFRWSMGWFIFSEVMFFAAFFGALFYARVLSVPWLASGANEALIWQGFTGAWPSDGPYLVDPFTPMGAWGIPALNTLILLSSGATLTWAHYGLLKDNRSQLKIGLLVTILLGVTFLGFQIYEYVHAYQELNLQLDTGIYGSTFFMLTGFHGLHVTIGAIMLTVTLGRVLAGHFSPEHHFAFEATAWYWHFVDVVWLMLFVVVYWL, translated from the coding sequence ATGACGCACACGCTGGACAAATACTTCGTGCCGGAGCCGTCGAAGTACCCGATCTTCGGCTCGATTGCGCTGCTGCTGTCCGCGTCCGGCGCGGTGATGTGGCTGAACAGGATCGGCGCCGGGCGATGGGTGCTGTTCCTCGGCGCAGCGACCCTCGTCTACATGCTGTTCGGCTGGTTCGGACAGGTGATCCGCGAATCCCAGAGCGGCAAGTACGGCAAGCAGGTCGACCGCTCGTTTCGCTGGTCGATGGGCTGGTTTATTTTTTCGGAGGTGATGTTCTTTGCCGCGTTCTTCGGCGCGCTGTTCTACGCCCGCGTGCTGAGCGTGCCGTGGCTTGCGAGCGGCGCGAACGAGGCATTGATCTGGCAGGGTTTCACCGGCGCCTGGCCGTCCGACGGCCCCTATCTGGTGGACCCTTTCACGCCGATGGGCGCCTGGGGCATCCCGGCGCTGAACACGCTGATCCTTCTGTCATCAGGCGCGACGCTGACGTGGGCGCATTACGGCCTGCTGAAAGACAATCGCAGCCAGCTCAAGATCGGCCTGCTGGTGACGATCCTGCTCGGCGTGACGTTCCTCGGCTTCCAGATCTACGAATACGTCCACGCCTACCAGGAACTCAATCTGCAGCTCGACACCGGCATCTACGGCTCGACCTTCTTCATGCTGACCGGCTTCCACGGCCTGCATGTGACGATCGGCGCGATCATGCTGACGGTGACGCTCGGCCGCGTGCTCGCCGGCCACTTCAGTCCGGAGCACCATTTCGCCTTCGAGGCGACCGCGTGGTACTGGCACTTTGTCGACGTCGTGTGGCTGATGCTGTTCGTCGTCGTGTATTGGCTATGA
- the rfaE2 gene encoding D-glycero-beta-D-manno-heptose 1-phosphate adenylyltransferase: MRYSRPAFETKICPPEELAIRAAALPRPLVFTNGCFDILHRGHVTYLAQARALGAAMVVALNTDASVRRLGKGDDRPVNPLEDRAAVMAALACVDLVTWFDEDTPLACILEARPDVLVKGGDWAPERIVGATEVRGWGGAVHSIPFEHERSTTTLLGRIRGS; this comes from the coding sequence ATGCGCTATTCCCGCCCCGCTTTCGAGACCAAAATCTGCCCGCCGGAGGAACTCGCGATCCGTGCCGCGGCGCTCCCCCGCCCGCTCGTATTCACGAACGGCTGTTTCGACATCCTGCATCGCGGCCACGTCACCTACCTCGCCCAGGCGCGCGCGCTCGGCGCCGCAATGGTCGTCGCGCTGAACACCGATGCGTCGGTGCGGCGTCTGGGCAAAGGCGACGACCGGCCGGTCAATCCGCTCGAAGATCGCGCCGCGGTCATGGCCGCGCTCGCATGCGTGGACCTCGTGACGTGGTTCGACGAAGACACACCGCTCGCGTGCATCCTCGAAGCCCGGCCCGACGTCCTCGTCAAGGGCGGCGACTGGGCGCCCGAACGGATCGTCGGCGCGACCGAAGTGCGCGGCTGGGGGGGCGCCGTGCATTCGATTCCGTTCGAGCACGAGCGCTCGACGACGACGCTGCTCGGCCGCATCCGCGGCAGCTGA
- the cyoE gene encoding heme o synthase, with the protein MSVLNTRTLTLDRHAAGRRLHAFYVLTKPRVNTLIVFCAVIGMFLAVPDGLPDPKSVIFATLGIAFVAGAAAAMNCLIEAHIDARMARTRHRPLPRGELAPAETLLFAGVLGGTGLTVLYQWVNPLTMWLTLATFVGYAVVYTVLLKPRTPQNIVIGGASGAMPPVLGWAAVTGEVSADALLLFLIIFAWTPPHFWALALYRSADYARAGLPMLPVTHGPEFTRLSVLLYTCILFGVTLLPFATRMSGPLYLVCAIALGVGFLRHAWRLYAHYSDAFARRTFRFSILYLFLLFAALLADHYLPF; encoded by the coding sequence ATGAGCGTCCTGAACACAAGAACTCTTACGCTTGATCGCCATGCCGCCGGCCGGCGGCTGCATGCGTTCTACGTGCTGACGAAACCGCGCGTCAATACGCTGATCGTGTTTTGCGCGGTGATCGGGATGTTCCTCGCCGTGCCCGACGGGCTGCCGGATCCGAAGAGCGTCATTTTCGCGACGCTGGGTATCGCCTTCGTCGCCGGCGCCGCAGCGGCGATGAACTGCCTCATCGAAGCCCACATCGACGCCCGCATGGCGCGCACCCGCCACCGCCCGCTGCCCCGCGGCGAACTGGCGCCGGCCGAAACACTGCTTTTTGCCGGCGTGCTCGGCGGCACCGGGCTGACGGTGCTGTACCAATGGGTGAATCCGCTGACGATGTGGCTGACGCTCGCGACTTTCGTCGGTTACGCCGTCGTCTATACAGTCCTGCTCAAGCCGCGCACGCCGCAGAACATCGTGATCGGGGGCGCATCCGGCGCAATGCCGCCGGTGCTCGGCTGGGCCGCCGTCACCGGCGAGGTCAGCGCCGACGCCCTGTTGCTGTTCCTGATCATCTTCGCCTGGACGCCGCCGCATTTCTGGGCGCTGGCGCTCTATCGCAGCGCCGACTATGCGCGCGCCGGCCTGCCGATGCTGCCGGTGACCCACGGGCCGGAATTCACCCGCCTGTCGGTGCTGCTCTACACCTGCATCCTGTTCGGCGTCACGCTGCTGCCGTTCGCCACGCGAATGAGCGGTCCGCTGTATCTCGTCTGCGCCATCGCGCTGGGCGTCGGCTTCCTGCGCCATGCGTGGCGCCTGTACGCACACTACAGCGACGCGTTCGCGCGGCGCACGTTCCGCTTCTCGATCCTGTATCTGTTCTTGCTCTTCGCGGCGCTCCTGGCGGATCATTACCTCCCGTTCTGA
- a CDS encoding SCO family protein, whose product MTQRSAKLTLAALVLVCTLPVAASYFAYYVWQPQGQVNYGELIPPAPLPDAVFPGVAGQPPFGREAVDGRWTLVYAGSGACGADCERALYAVRQSRLAQGKEMTRVARLWLVTDNVDPPAALLGRHDGLRVARGNSPWLVRFPGAARGVHVFLVDPLGNVMMRFPVPTDIKGVIKDLERLLKYSGLGRG is encoded by the coding sequence GTGACGCAACGCAGTGCAAAACTCACGCTCGCCGCGCTTGTGCTGGTATGCACCCTTCCTGTTGCGGCGTCGTATTTCGCCTATTACGTGTGGCAGCCGCAGGGCCAGGTGAATTACGGCGAGTTGATTCCGCCCGCGCCACTGCCCGACGCGGTTTTCCCCGGCGTGGCCGGCCAGCCGCCGTTCGGACGAGAGGCGGTGGACGGCCGCTGGACGCTCGTCTATGCCGGCTCCGGCGCCTGCGGGGCCGATTGTGAACGGGCTTTGTACGCGGTGCGCCAGTCGCGTCTCGCGCAGGGCAAGGAGATGACGCGCGTCGCGCGCCTGTGGCTCGTCACCGACAACGTCGATCCGCCGGCGGCGCTGCTCGGCCGGCACGACGGGCTGCGTGTCGCGCGCGGCAACTCGCCGTGGCTCGTCCGCTTTCCCGGCGCGGCGCGGGGCGTTCATGTGTTCCTGGTCGATCCGCTGGGCAACGTGATGATGCGTTTCCCTGTCCCGACGGACATCAAGGGAGTGATCAAGGACCTGGAGCGCCTGCTCAAGTATTCCGGGCTCGGGCGGGGGTGA
- a CDS encoding DUF2970 domain-containing protein: protein MSDERDDGALPGPGPEPRGEPRRAGFWATFRAVLWSFLGVRRHDAYHRDATSLDPKLVVAVGLLAGLLFVLGLVTVVHFVVGA, encoded by the coding sequence TTGAGCGATGAGCGGGACGACGGCGCATTGCCGGGGCCGGGGCCGGAACCGCGGGGCGAGCCGCGCCGGGCCGGTTTCTGGGCGACGTTCAGGGCCGTGCTGTGGTCGTTTCTCGGTGTGCGGCGGCACGACGCCTACCACCGCGACGCCACTTCGCTGGACCCGAAACTGGTCGTCGCGGTCGGGCTGCTGGCGGGATTGCTGTTCGTGCTCGGCCTCGTCACGGTCGTGCACTTCGTCGTCGGAGCATAG
- the coxB gene encoding cytochrome c oxidase subunit II: MLPVASAAVAQSIPSKFNLPPPVTPIGAQIYDLHNLMLIICLVIFVAVFGVMFWAVFRHRKSRGAVAANFHENTSVEIAWTIIPVFILLGMAWPATKTVLDMKNTADPDITIKATGYQWKWGYDYLQGEGQGIRFVSNLSTPRDQIEGDAPKGEHYLLEVDNPLVVPVGKRIRVLTTANDVIHSWWVPAFGVKQDAIPGFIRDAWFRADTEGVYRGNCAELCGRDHGFMPVEVHVVSQQAYTEWVARQLAAGAAAPATGGATAQGATPMPAAPAAEEGAAQPAPANAAPAGN, translated from the coding sequence TTGCTCCCCGTAGCTTCCGCTGCCGTCGCGCAGAGCATACCGAGCAAATTCAACCTCCCGCCGCCCGTCACGCCGATCGGCGCCCAGATCTACGACCTGCACAACCTGATGCTGATCATCTGCCTGGTGATCTTCGTCGCGGTGTTCGGCGTCATGTTCTGGGCGGTATTCCGGCATCGCAAGTCGCGCGGCGCGGTGGCGGCGAATTTCCACGAGAACACGTCGGTGGAGATCGCCTGGACGATCATCCCGGTGTTCATCCTGCTCGGGATGGCGTGGCCGGCGACGAAGACGGTGCTGGACATGAAGAACACCGCGGACCCCGACATCACGATCAAGGCCACCGGTTATCAGTGGAAATGGGGCTATGACTACCTGCAGGGCGAAGGCCAGGGGATCCGTTTCGTCTCGAACCTGTCGACGCCGCGCGACCAGATCGAGGGCGATGCGCCGAAAGGCGAGCATTACCTGCTCGAGGTCGACAACCCGCTCGTCGTGCCGGTCGGCAAGCGCATCCGGGTGCTGACGACGGCCAACGATGTGATCCATTCGTGGTGGGTGCCGGCGTTCGGCGTCAAGCAGGATGCGATCCCCGGTTTCATCCGCGACGCGTGGTTCCGCGCCGATACCGAAGGCGTATATCGCGGCAACTGCGCCGAACTGTGCGGCCGCGACCACGGCTTCATGCCGGTCGAAGTGCACGTCGTGTCGCAGCAGGCTTACACCGAATGGGTCGCCCGCCAGCTTGCAGCAGGGGCGGCGGCGCCTGCCACGGGAGGCGCAACGGCGCAGGGCGCCACCCCGATGCCGGCCGCACCGGCTGCCGAAGAGGGGGCTGCGCAACCCGCCCCGGCGAACGCGGCCCCGGCAGGCAACTGA
- the recQ gene encoding DNA helicase RecQ gives MLPMTPAAASPSSLHILEHVFGYTAFRGEQEAIVEHVAAGGDALVLMPTGGGKSLCFQIPALMRAGTAVVVSPLIALMQDQVSALREAGVAAAYLNSSQAADESAAVERDLVGGRLDLLYVAPERLLTGRLLATLDRLHEAGRIALFAIDEAHCVSQWGHDFRPEYLQLSVLSERFPAVPRIALTATADPETREEIAQRLALGDARRFVSSFDRPNIRYRMVDKDNPRAQLLAFIRDDHAGEAGIVYCLSRRKVEETAAWLGEQGIRALAYHAGMAQEIRAAHQSRFLREDGIVMVATIAFGMGIDKPDVRFVAHLDLPRSIEGYYQETGRAGRDGLAAQAWMAWGAQDIVQQRRMIDESEGADDFKWRARARLDALVGLVETTGCRRQFLLAHFGEEGEACGNCDNCLEPPRTWDATDAARRALSGVFRTGQRFGAGHVIDVLRGELTDKVRDWKHDQVSTFGIGAELDDKTWRTLFRQLVARGLLAVDHDRHSALTLTDLARPLLRGEAEFALRLAPEKRRSKRSRSTRLEIPDGVPLTLFDRLRAWRAATARERNVPAYVIFHDATLREIALARPVSLAELAGISGIGDRKLEAYGADILAEIAREV, from the coding sequence ATGCTGCCGATGACTCCCGCTGCAGCTTCCCCCTCCTCGCTCCACATTCTCGAACACGTCTTCGGCTACACCGCATTCCGCGGCGAGCAGGAGGCGATCGTCGAACACGTTGCCGCCGGTGGCGACGCCCTGGTCCTGATGCCGACCGGCGGCGGCAAGTCGCTGTGCTTCCAGATCCCGGCGCTGATGCGCGCGGGCACCGCGGTGGTCGTGTCGCCGCTGATCGCGCTGATGCAGGACCAGGTCAGCGCGCTGCGCGAAGCCGGCGTCGCGGCCGCCTATCTGAACTCCAGCCAGGCCGCCGACGAATCCGCCGCGGTCGAGCGCGACCTCGTCGGCGGACGGCTCGACCTGCTGTACGTCGCGCCGGAGCGCCTGCTGACCGGGCGCCTGCTCGCGACGCTCGACCGGCTGCACGAGGCCGGACGCATCGCGCTGTTCGCGATCGACGAGGCGCACTGCGTGTCGCAGTGGGGCCACGACTTCCGCCCGGAATACCTGCAGCTGTCGGTGCTGTCCGAACGCTTCCCGGCGGTGCCGCGGATCGCGCTGACCGCGACCGCCGACCCCGAAACCCGCGAGGAAATCGCCCAGCGCCTCGCGCTCGGCGACGCGCGCCGCTTCGTGTCGAGCTTCGACCGGCCGAACATCCGCTACCGCATGGTCGACAAGGACAACCCGCGCGCGCAGCTGCTCGCGTTCATCCGCGACGATCACGCCGGCGAAGCGGGCATCGTGTATTGCCTGTCGCGGCGCAAGGTCGAGGAGACCGCGGCATGGCTCGGCGAACAGGGCATCCGCGCGCTCGCTTACCACGCCGGCATGGCGCAGGAAATCCGCGCCGCGCACCAGAGCCGCTTCCTGCGGGAGGACGGCATCGTCATGGTCGCGACGATCGCGTTCGGCATGGGCATCGACAAGCCCGACGTGCGCTTCGTCGCGCACCTCGACCTGCCGCGCTCGATCGAAGGCTATTACCAAGAGACCGGCCGCGCCGGTCGCGACGGCCTCGCGGCGCAGGCGTGGATGGCGTGGGGCGCGCAGGACATCGTGCAGCAGCGGCGCATGATCGACGAATCCGAAGGCGCGGACGACTTCAAGTGGCGGGCGCGGGCGCGGCTCGACGCGCTGGTCGGCCTGGTCGAGACGACCGGCTGCCGGCGCCAGTTCCTGCTCGCGCATTTCGGCGAAGAGGGCGAGGCCTGCGGCAACTGCGACAACTGTCTCGAGCCGCCGCGCACGTGGGACGCGACCGACGCGGCGCGTCGCGCGCTGTCGGGCGTGTTCCGCACCGGCCAGCGCTTCGGCGCCGGCCACGTCATCGACGTGCTGCGCGGCGAACTCACCGACAAGGTGCGCGACTGGAAGCACGACCAGGTCAGCACGTTCGGCATCGGCGCCGAGCTCGACGACAAGACCTGGCGCACGCTGTTCCGCCAGCTCGTCGCGCGGGGGCTGCTCGCGGTCGACCACGACCGCCACAGCGCGCTGACGCTGACCGACCTCGCCCGCCCGCTGCTGCGCGGCGAAGCCGAATTCGCGCTGCGCCTGGCGCCGGAAAAGCGGCGTTCGAAGCGCAGCCGCAGCACCCGCCTGGAGATACCCGACGGCGTGCCGCTGACCTTGTTCGACCGCCTGCGCGCGTGGCGAGCGGCGACCGCGCGCGAACGCAACGTGCCTGCCTACGTGATCTTCCACGACGCGACGCTGCGCGAAATCGCGCTCGCCCGCCCGGTGAGCCTCGCCGAACTCGCGGGCATCTCGGGCATCGGCGACCGCAAGCTCGAGGCGTACGGCGCGGACATCCTCGCCGAGATCGCGCGCGAAGTCTGA
- a CDS encoding cytochrome oxidase small assembly protein: protein MARDPRRSANVRTALVLAALALAFFIAVILKYGVFAR, encoded by the coding sequence ATGGCAAGGGATCCGCGCCGCTCGGCCAACGTCCGCACCGCACTGGTGCTGGCGGCGCTCGCCCTCGCGTTCTTCATCGCCGTCATCCTCAAGTACGGAGTGTTCGCGCGATGA
- a CDS encoding cytochrome c oxidase assembly protein: MSMIAAENRRLLFRLALAAVVMFGFGFLLVPFYEKICEVAGVNNLLRPDRVANSQVDASRTITVQFDANTHDLPWRFRPLQAAVKVHPGELVTIAYEVSNTRDEPVTGQAVPSYGPQRAGKFFRKLDCFCFTQQTLQAGEKRTMPVAFVVDAELPAEITTITLSYTFFEIAGRRVVGAPGGGAAS, encoded by the coding sequence ATGAGCATGATTGCTGCCGAGAACCGCCGGCTGCTGTTCCGCCTCGCGCTGGCGGCAGTGGTGATGTTCGGCTTCGGCTTCCTGCTCGTGCCGTTCTACGAAAAGATCTGCGAGGTCGCCGGCGTCAACAACCTGCTGCGGCCGGACCGCGTCGCGAACTCGCAGGTGGACGCCTCGCGCACGATCACCGTGCAGTTCGATGCCAACACCCACGACCTGCCGTGGCGCTTTCGCCCGCTGCAGGCGGCCGTGAAGGTCCACCCCGGCGAACTGGTGACGATCGCGTACGAAGTGTCGAACACCCGCGACGAGCCGGTCACCGGACAGGCCGTGCCGAGCTACGGGCCGCAGCGCGCGGGGAAGTTCTTCCGCAAGCTGGACTGCTTCTGCTTCACGCAGCAGACGCTCCAGGCTGGCGAAAAGCGCACGATGCCGGTCGCCTTCGTCGTCGATGCCGAGCTGCCTGCCGAAATCACGACGATCACGCTGTCTTATACCTTCTTCGAGATCGCGGGTCGGCGGGTGGTCGGCGCGCCCGGAGGCGGAGCCGCGTCTTGA